In Thermocrinis minervae, a single genomic region encodes these proteins:
- a CDS encoding DUF3467 domain-containing protein, which produces MKNPFKDLTRYIEWKERFLEDYGKIREEDLKTIEEDIRDLFPNPERRLLLALRSMYLGGMEKRVEDEEIRRWTNFAGVETYRTFNSFPHLSDLELAFVFYAIGKIFVPLLLHERGVKSESFKRLSKEDQEKAVMDELDVIWENHLIRVLQILPYLDLNSTSN; this is translated from the coding sequence TTGAAGAATCCCTTTAAGGACCTAACAAGGTACATAGAGTGGAAGGAAAGGTTCTTAGAGGATTACGGTAAGATCCGGGAAGAAGACCTTAAAACCATCGAGGAAGATATAAGGGACCTTTTTCCAAACCCAGAAAGGCGTCTGCTTTTGGCCTTAAGGTCCATGTACTTGGGTGGTATGGAGAAAAGAGTAGAAGATGAGGAAATAAGACGCTGGACCAACTTTGCAGGTGTAGAGACCTACCGAACTTTTAACTCATTCCCTCATCTGTCAGATCTAGAGCTTGCCTTTGTCTTCTACGCCATAGGTAAGATCTTTGTACCCTTGCTATTACATGAGAGGGGCGTAAAGTCAGAAAGCTTCAAGAGGCTATCCAAGGAAGACCAGGAGAAGGCCGTCATGGACGAGCTTGACGTCATATGGGAAAACCACCTTATAAGAGTACTTCAGATTCTGCCTTACCTGGACTTGAATTCCACTAGTAACTGA
- a CDS encoding DUF3108 domain-containing protein codes for MILLLLIFSFVYANSLTACYDAKYLFFTVAKTCITYKIEDKTLEVSSFAKTVGVGGWVKRVYNTGSARISLKDLRPLKFEYHQEEGTFKRDQFYTFNNNNILVKKIHYVGLSNQVERSEEKVYPYKGYVDPYTAALILYRDSQRKDRGSVFMFYDDREYVIPYSVLAVEWVETPAGRFYSRLLEVYPNVETKGLLKPKGRWYLWIDQETLLPVQMELGFILGSVKVYLTSLQGDKYLLREVFTYHR; via the coding sequence ATGATACTCCTCCTGCTTATTTTTTCTTTCGTCTATGCCAACAGCCTGACAGCCTGCTACGATGCCAAGTATCTTTTCTTTACGGTTGCCAAGACGTGCATAACGTACAAAATAGAGGATAAAACCCTTGAGGTCTCCAGCTTTGCTAAGACTGTAGGTGTAGGAGGATGGGTAAAGAGAGTTTACAACACAGGTTCTGCCAGGATAAGCCTAAAAGACCTACGGCCTCTAAAATTTGAGTACCATCAGGAAGAAGGAACCTTCAAACGCGATCAGTTCTATACGTTCAACAACAATAACATACTTGTTAAAAAAATCCACTATGTTGGTCTGAGCAACCAAGTAGAGAGGTCGGAGGAAAAGGTCTATCCCTACAAAGGTTATGTAGATCCATACACAGCTGCCCTTATTCTGTACAGAGACTCTCAGAGAAAAGACAGAGGAAGCGTCTTTATGTTCTATGACGATAGGGAGTACGTGATACCTTACTCTGTTTTAGCTGTTGAATGGGTAGAGACCCCAGCAGGAAGGTTCTACTCAAGACTTCTAGAGGTCTACCCAAACGTGGAGACCAAAGGTCTATTAAAACCAAAAGGTAGGTGGTACCTCTGGATAGATCAAGAAACACTTCTTCCTGTCCAAATGGAGCTTGGTTTTATACTAGGCTCTGTCAAAGTATACCTTACAAGCCTTCAAGGGGATAAGTACCTATTGAGAGAGGTATTTACCTACCACCGATAG
- the pdo gene encoding protein disulfide oxidoreductase yields MLLNLEVRSQLKDIFSKELKEKVRLRLFSQAIACESCQIVEELLKELAEVEKEKLEVVVHSPLIEKDVAQAYGIERVPTIVIEGDKDYGIRYVGVPGGLEFSTLIQGIVQVSKREPKLSERTLEFISAIDKPIEIMVFVTTTCGYCPAAAVMAMNFAIASDYIKAIIVDASENMDLAELYQVVGVPKIVINKGLVEFVGAQPENAFLGYVMAAYEKLKKEG; encoded by the coding sequence ATGCTTTTGAACCTTGAAGTCAGGTCACAGCTAAAAGACATATTCTCAAAAGAGCTCAAAGAAAAGGTACGTTTAAGGCTCTTTTCCCAGGCCATAGCTTGCGAAAGCTGCCAGATAGTGGAGGAGCTTCTTAAAGAGCTAGCTGAGGTGGAAAAGGAAAAGCTAGAGGTGGTTGTCCACTCGCCCCTCATAGAGAAAGATGTAGCCCAAGCTTACGGGATAGAAAGGGTGCCCACTATAGTCATCGAAGGGGATAAGGACTACGGCATAAGGTATGTGGGTGTTCCAGGAGGTCTTGAGTTTTCCACACTGATCCAAGGAATAGTGCAGGTTTCCAAGCGTGAGCCCAAGCTTTCGGAGAGAACTCTTGAGTTTATCTCAGCCATAGACAAACCCATAGAGATAATGGTCTTTGTAACCACCACCTGCGGGTACTGTCCTGCAGCTGCCGTGATGGCTATGAACTTCGCCATAGCCAGTGACTACATAAAGGCCATAATCGTGGATGCGAGTGAAAACATGGATCTGGCTGAACTCTACCAGGTGGTGGGAGTTCCTAAGATAGTCATAAACAAGGGGCTCGTGGAGTTCGTCGGAGCACAACCAGAGAACGCCTTCTTGGGTTACGTGATGGCTGCCTACGAGAAGCTCAAAAAAGAAGGATGA
- a CDS encoding diguanylate cyclase domain-containing protein — protein sequence MKRSRINFPLKSEGKTLVITNTVRESDYVVRFDGEEFLVLLMDVQSRNRVAKFEKEMWPYEEY from the coding sequence TTGAAGAGATCGCGGATAAACTTTCCGCTGAAATCAGAAGGAAAAACTCTTGTGATCACCAACACTGTAAGAGAGTCAGACTACGTAGTGCGCTTTGATGGTGAAGAGTTCTTGGTGCTGCTGATGGACGTTCAAAGTAGGAACAGGGTAGCGAAGTTTGAAAAGGAGATGTGGCCTTATGAAGAGTATTAA
- a CDS encoding endonuclease MutS2 translates to MREQDLIRLEYFKVLDYIKNCSHCPATKDYIQTLRPYSSPEQIKEAVRLTEDFLRVADRLELYPFEDVEPLIKKSAIKDYALSVEELLSLLKVLKLVKEVRKAIGPYVESYPALQQIVKNLHSFPQLESAIESSIDPRGFVKDSASLELSEIRHKIRSIEKEVQKRLESFLSRPDAHVLFSDRIIAFKNNRYVLPVKTSEVKKIVGLVHGVSSSGFTTYVEPQSVVELNNQLVILRNQEDEEIKKVLRRITSIVGEHSSQLIQAFKALVLVDYLLCVYRYAREVSATFPKVSDKIELLGVRHPVLVILGRDVVPVDIKLPKGRGLLLTGPNTGGKTVALKSLGLCVLLFQTGIPIPVKEGSTIAIFEKVFTDIGDEQSIEQNLSTFSSHMKNLAEFLPLVDENTLVLLDELGAGTDPVEGSALAIGLLEYLKERKATVMANTHHTPVKVYALNSGYYIPASVAFDKETLKPLYRIDYNTLGSSMAFDIAKSCGIPEEVLRLAKSYTPEGFEEYIKAKESLEKYVQEYQEKLRNLELLEEELSRKKAEEELLLSKIKKMEEEAIKEAYKKAEEYLNRLMEEGQKLLSSARERKKLKEFVQSKKEEIREVLKEEPIGVGDWVEFMGSKGRVVQIKDDKARVVFGSVSAWVKTSELKKAERPVQLRGSTEFEGKKSLPSEINLIGLTVEEALQKLELFLEEAKKLGVKKVKVIHGTGPLKRAVQEFLENSDFVVFYRDAYPREGGSGASVVYLEKP, encoded by the coding sequence GTGAGGGAGCAGGATCTTATAAGGCTTGAATACTTCAAAGTCTTGGATTACATAAAGAATTGTTCCCACTGTCCTGCCACGAAAGATTACATACAGACCCTTAGACCCTACTCCTCTCCAGAACAGATAAAGGAAGCAGTAAGGCTGACAGAGGACTTTCTTAGGGTGGCCGACAGACTGGAGCTTTATCCTTTTGAAGACGTGGAGCCACTCATAAAGAAGTCCGCCATAAAGGACTATGCACTGAGCGTAGAGGAGCTTCTGTCGCTGCTTAAGGTCCTAAAGCTGGTCAAGGAGGTAAGAAAGGCCATAGGACCCTACGTAGAGTCTTACCCAGCCCTGCAACAGATCGTTAAAAACCTACACAGCTTTCCACAGCTAGAGTCTGCCATAGAATCTTCCATAGACCCAAGGGGCTTTGTAAAAGACTCGGCGAGCCTGGAGCTCTCCGAGATAAGGCACAAGATCCGTTCTATTGAGAAAGAGGTTCAGAAACGTTTAGAATCTTTCCTCTCAAGACCGGATGCACATGTGCTTTTCTCCGACAGGATAATAGCTTTCAAGAACAACAGGTATGTCCTGCCTGTAAAAACCAGCGAGGTTAAGAAGATAGTAGGACTCGTCCACGGTGTTTCTTCTTCTGGCTTTACTACATACGTGGAGCCTCAGAGCGTGGTAGAGCTAAACAACCAACTTGTCATATTAAGAAACCAGGAAGACGAAGAGATAAAGAAGGTTCTAAGGAGGATAACTTCAATTGTAGGAGAGCACTCTTCACAGCTTATCCAAGCCTTCAAAGCGTTGGTATTGGTAGATTACCTGCTCTGCGTCTACAGGTACGCCAGGGAGGTTAGCGCCACCTTTCCCAAAGTATCGGACAAGATAGAGCTTTTAGGGGTAAGGCACCCTGTGCTCGTTATTCTTGGTAGAGATGTGGTACCTGTAGACATAAAGCTTCCTAAAGGGAGGGGCTTGCTGCTTACAGGTCCAAACACAGGAGGAAAAACGGTAGCCCTCAAAAGTCTAGGTCTTTGTGTTCTTCTCTTCCAGACAGGTATACCCATACCCGTCAAAGAAGGAAGCACTATAGCCATCTTTGAGAAGGTATTCACAGACATAGGAGACGAGCAAAGTATAGAACAGAATCTTTCTACATTCTCCTCGCATATGAAAAACCTTGCTGAGTTCTTACCCTTGGTGGATGAAAACACGCTGGTGTTACTTGACGAGCTTGGGGCTGGTACAGACCCAGTAGAAGGTTCGGCTTTGGCCATAGGCCTGCTTGAGTATCTCAAGGAGAGGAAGGCAACCGTTATGGCCAACACGCATCACACACCTGTAAAAGTGTACGCTCTTAACTCAGGCTACTACATACCAGCGAGTGTAGCCTTTGATAAGGAAACTCTTAAGCCTCTATACAGGATAGATTACAACACGTTGGGAAGCAGTATGGCTTTTGACATAGCTAAATCCTGCGGTATACCAGAAGAGGTTCTAAGGCTAGCCAAAAGTTATACACCTGAAGGATTTGAAGAGTACATAAAAGCTAAGGAGAGCTTGGAGAAGTACGTTCAAGAATACCAGGAGAAGTTAAGAAACTTAGAACTTCTGGAGGAAGAACTATCCAGGAAGAAGGCGGAGGAAGAACTTCTCTTATCCAAGATAAAGAAAATGGAAGAAGAAGCCATAAAGGAGGCTTACAAAAAAGCGGAGGAATACCTAAACAGGCTAATGGAGGAAGGGCAAAAGCTTCTTTCGAGCGCCAGGGAAAGAAAAAAGCTAAAGGAGTTTGTACAATCCAAGAAAGAGGAAATAAGGGAAGTCCTCAAAGAAGAACCCATAGGAGTAGGTGACTGGGTAGAGTTCATGGGCTCAAAAGGGAGGGTCGTACAGATAAAGGATGATAAAGCCAGGGTAGTCTTTGGAAGCGTAAGCGCCTGGGTGAAGACCTCGGAGCTTAAGAAAGCAGAAAGGCCCGTACAGCTCCGTGGGAGCACTGAGTTTGAAGGGAAAAAATCTCTACCCTCGGAGATAAACCTTATAGGACTTACCGTTGAAGAAGCCCTGCAGAAGCTGGAACTTTTCTTAGAAGAGGCCAAAAAATTGGGAGTCAAGAAGGTAAAGGTCATACACGGAACAGGCCCTCTAAAGAGGGCCGTGCAGGAGTTTTTGGAAAACTCTGACTTTGTGGTCTTCTACAGAGATGCATATCCAAGGGAAGGAGGCTCAGGAGCCTCCGTGGTCTACCTGGAAAAGCCTTAA
- a CDS encoding NAD(P)/FAD-dependent oxidoreductase, whose protein sequence is MSKHVVILGGGIGGLATAYNLRKLDSSLRITVVSGRPYFGFTPSYPHLALGWRKFEDISIPLANLLPKHGIDFVNEDGESIDPDANKVKTKGGKVIEYDYLVIATGPKLVFGAEGQEQYSTSVCTAEHAMELNKRLEEFYRNPGPVVIGAIPGVSCFGPAYEFAFMLHYELKRRGLRHRVPITYITSEPYVGHLGLGGVGYSRRIMEDLFAERSIKYIANVKITKVEPDKVIYEDLEGKTYEVPAKLSMIMPRFMGTDVVASAGDKVANPANKMVIVNRCFQNPTYKNIFGVGVVTAIPPVEQTPIPTGAPKTGMMIEQMAMAVAHNIVNDIRNNPDRYAPELAAICIADMGKDAAFFYAAPVLPPRATVIQKKGVIWHYAKSAFEKYFLWKIKAGNIAPVFEEKALHLVFGTQGIRLCADCSGAPGTC, encoded by the coding sequence ATGAGCAAACATGTGGTCATCTTAGGTGGTGGAATAGGTGGCCTTGCCACAGCCTACAACCTGAGGAAGCTGGATAGTAGCCTAAGGATAACTGTAGTGTCAGGCAGACCTTACTTTGGTTTTACACCCTCCTACCCTCACCTTGCTCTAGGTTGGAGGAAGTTTGAAGACATATCCATCCCTCTGGCAAACTTACTTCCAAAGCATGGTATAGACTTTGTGAACGAGGATGGGGAGAGCATAGATCCAGATGCTAACAAGGTAAAGACAAAAGGTGGAAAGGTTATAGAGTACGACTACCTTGTTATAGCTACAGGTCCAAAGCTGGTGTTTGGAGCTGAGGGACAAGAGCAATACTCTACATCCGTATGTACAGCTGAACACGCGATGGAGCTAAACAAAAGGCTTGAGGAGTTTTACAGGAATCCTGGGCCTGTAGTAATAGGAGCTATACCCGGAGTCAGTTGCTTTGGGCCTGCTTACGAGTTTGCCTTCATGCTCCACTATGAGCTAAAAAGAAGAGGCTTAAGGCACAGAGTTCCCATAACCTACATAACTTCTGAGCCCTACGTAGGACACCTTGGTCTAGGTGGTGTAGGATACTCCAGGAGGATTATGGAAGACCTCTTTGCAGAAAGGAGCATAAAGTACATAGCCAACGTAAAGATAACGAAGGTGGAGCCTGATAAGGTGATTTACGAAGACCTTGAAGGTAAAACTTATGAAGTTCCTGCAAAGCTCTCTATGATCATGCCAAGGTTTATGGGAACGGATGTAGTGGCCTCAGCCGGAGACAAAGTGGCCAACCCAGCCAACAAGATGGTAATAGTAAACAGGTGCTTCCAAAACCCCACCTATAAAAACATCTTTGGAGTGGGTGTGGTAACGGCCATACCACCTGTAGAACAAACGCCCATACCAACAGGTGCACCCAAGACAGGAATGATGATAGAGCAGATGGCCATGGCCGTAGCTCACAACATAGTGAACGACATCAGAAACAACCCAGATAGATACGCACCAGAATTAGCTGCCATATGCATAGCCGACATGGGTAAAGATGCTGCCTTCTTCTACGCTGCTCCGGTATTGCCACCAAGAGCTACGGTAATACAGAAGAAGGGAGTGATCTGGCATTATGCTAAGTCTGCCTTTGAAAAGTACTTCCTGTGGAAGATAAAGGCTGGAAACATAGCCCCTGTGTTTGAAGAAAAAGCCCTTCATCTCGTATTCGGTACTCAGGGTATAAGACTTTGCGCGGACTGCTCTGGAGCTCCTGGCACCTGTTAA
- a CDS encoding MFS transporter, whose translation MRKRLKVLSFSLFDFGQTVLSALIFSLVFPLYITKHVDVKVYSFFYGFTFFLSFLIALYLGYLAESKKLVKPFFMMSTFCVLLLGLFMYMAYPNHVYLLILYYLLAVANQQALVFYNSLLLSLENRGLASGLGVAFGYIGSAITLLFFSKSLKIPEVFLIPSVLFFLLSIPASFVIENPMDIKTLKVFEVVKDRSFMYFFLSFLCVSEIANLLTGMMGVYLREVYGLSDIEIYKVVGLSALGGVVGGMFWGMLSQRLSARSLYPISFILWTVFLTLLFLVPKHMLLPLGLFAGFSLSHLWAISRIYILEAFETSPVIRFSFYSLAERVSSTFGYITWSLLLLITGSFKLSALLMCVFPILGFLLYTKGSRT comes from the coding sequence TTGAGAAAAAGGCTTAAGGTTCTCTCCTTTTCCCTTTTTGACTTTGGTCAGACGGTACTTTCTGCTCTTATCTTCTCCCTAGTTTTTCCCCTTTACATAACAAAGCACGTAGACGTAAAGGTATACTCCTTCTTCTACGGTTTTACCTTTTTTCTCTCTTTTCTGATTGCACTTTATCTTGGGTACCTAGCGGAGAGTAAAAAGCTCGTCAAGCCCTTTTTCATGATGTCTACCTTTTGTGTTCTTCTTTTAGGGCTTTTCATGTACATGGCATACCCTAACCATGTATACCTTCTCATCCTCTACTACCTTTTGGCAGTAGCTAATCAACAGGCGCTTGTCTTTTACAACTCTCTACTTCTCTCTTTGGAAAACAGAGGGCTTGCCTCTGGCCTTGGTGTTGCCTTTGGGTACATAGGCTCTGCCATAACGCTTCTCTTCTTCAGCAAGAGTCTCAAGATCCCAGAGGTGTTCCTTATACCTTCTGTGCTCTTCTTCTTACTGTCCATACCAGCAAGCTTTGTGATTGAGAACCCGATGGACATAAAAACCTTAAAAGTTTTTGAAGTTGTAAAAGACAGAAGCTTTATGTACTTTTTCCTTTCCTTCTTGTGCGTTTCGGAGATAGCAAACCTGCTCACAGGTATGATGGGGGTGTATCTGAGAGAAGTTTATGGGCTATCAGACATAGAAATATACAAGGTTGTGGGCCTATCGGCGTTGGGTGGTGTGGTTGGTGGTATGTTCTGGGGAATGCTTTCGCAAAGGCTTTCTGCAAGGAGTTTATACCCTATTTCTTTTATCCTATGGACGGTCTTTCTAACATTGCTTTTTCTTGTTCCAAAGCATATGCTACTACCCTTGGGTCTTTTTGCTGGCTTTAGCCTCTCCCACCTTTGGGCTATATCAAGGATCTACATACTGGAAGCCTTTGAAACCTCACCGGTGATAAGGTTTTCCTTTTACTCCTTGGCGGAGAGGGTGTCTTCTACCTTTGGCTATATAACATGGTCCCTCCTTCTGCTTATAACCGGTAGCTTTAAACTTTCCGCCCTGCTTATGTGTGTTTTTCCTATCCTTGGTTTCTTACTCTATACAAAGGGTAGTAGAACTTAA